The Haliaeetus albicilla chromosome 19, bHalAlb1.1, whole genome shotgun sequence genome has a segment encoding these proteins:
- the LOC138689999 gene encoding homeobox protein ARX-like produces the protein MWMQGAVVFHFFLVECKDEEDTLLNTEHFVADAVAVGGHGAGSSVLSACQSTAINEEVEDTLGREDRISPIKKVEEDGRYCTLQATGSTSEDSVALDGQLSLASVCGQLSDFLSDVKAVSPLSVAEFEQDPTGQSGSHEQCEGYYSDGIEKEAKKKKSNDRSGMCAEKASSGIPGDLSRQDVCGPATRRSSKCASANAAAQQSYKVSSVLESGRSHEGTKGKKELLENPENLPPVRKKSRTFYSAEQLEELEKMFQEDHYPDNEKRREIAAVVGVTPQRIMVWFQNRRAKWRKLEKLSVKGNKKYPTSSALSGPFGSDGYGAPLLPMPPLPDIAHDQSAMLNVDTTAGNYSSLLSGHPAPLASSSVK, from the exons ATGTGGATGCAGGGGgctgttgtttttcattttttccttgtagAGTGCAAGGATGAGGAGGACACGTTGCTGAATACTGAGCACTTTGTGGCAGATGCTGTTGCTGTCGGTGGGCATGGTGCAGGGAGTAGTGTGCTATCTGCATGCCAAAGCACAGCTATAAACGAAGAAGTCGAAGATACGTTGGGAAGAGAAGATAGGATCAGCCCTATAAAGAAGGTGGAGGAAGATGGAAGATACTGTACCCTGCAGGCAACTGGGTCAACTTCCGAAGACTCTGTGGCCCTTGACGGCCAGCTCAGCCTTGCCTCAGTGTGTGGGCAGCTGTCAGATTTCCTCAGTGACGTGAAGGCTGTGTCCCCACTTTCTGTGGCTGAATTTGAACAGGACCCCACAGGTCAGTCAGGGTCACATGAACAGTGTGAGGGTTATTACTCTGATGGGATTGAAAAggaggcaaagaagaaaaaaagtaacgACAGAAGTGGAATGTGCGCTGAGAAAGCATCTAGTGGAATCCCTGGAGACCTCTCCAGGCAGGATGTGTGTGGCCCAGCTACTCGCAGATCATCCAAATGTGCTTCAGCCaatgctgcagctcagcagtcCTACAAGGTGTCTTCAGTCCTGGAATCTGGAAGGAGCCATGAAGggaccaagggaaaaaaagagttactTGAGAATCCAGAAAATCTACCACCAGTCAGGAAGAAGTCACGCACCTTCTATAGTGCAG AGCAGCTAGAAGAGTTGGAGAAGATGTTCCAAGAAGACCACTACCCCGACAatgagaagaggagggagattGCTGCTGTGGTTGGTGTAACGCCACAGCGTATCATG GTCTGGTTTCAGAATCGCAGGGCAAAGTGGCGAAAATTGGAGAAGTTGAGTGTGAAAGGCAACAAAAAATATCCAACGTCATCAGCTCTGTCAGGCCCCTTTGGGTCAGATGGTTATGG GGCACCTCTTCTGCCCATGCCTCCACTGCCTGACATTGCTCATGACCAGTCTGCCAT